The Paroceanicella profunda genome segment GCTGGTGCACGGTCACCGAATGATGGCGCGCCAGCGCCTCGGCCACCCGCACCACGGTGGTTTCCACCGGGCCGAGCGCGCGGCGCTGCGCCGTGGCGGCGTCGTAGGGAAACGGGCAGAGCGTGTCGAGAAAGACCACCGAGCTCATCGGGCGGCGCTCCACCCGGCAGGGCATGGGACGGCAAGGCGATGCCTGCCGTCGTTCGCAAGGCGGGACGGAATCATGGATACCTTCCTGTACGGAGGGACCGCCGCACGGCGGCCGGTCGGGCAGTACCACGGACAGACTCCCCCCATCCGCGGAACCGCGATAGTGTCTCCCCGCGCAGGACGGCGCATTAATCTAGATTAACCGACCCCCCGATTGTTTCCCTGCCGGAACGGTCCGCCCGTGCAGGCCCGGCATGCGCCGGGGCCGGACGGCCCGCCAGGGCGGCAGGCCGGTGAGGCCGCGGCCCGCTCAGCGGTGGCCGCGGCCCTTGCGCTCCACGATCACCGTGCGCGCCGGGGCGCCGTGCCGGCCCGCGGGGCCGCTGCGGCGCGGGCCACCGTGATGGTCGTCGCTGCGCGGGCTGTGCCCCCCGCCGCCCCCGGTGCCGGAGATCGGCACGATGGTGGCGATGGCGCCCTTGTACACGGCCTGGGTGGTGCCACGGCCGGTCACGAACACCTGGAAGCGGTCGAAATCGGCGATCGTGCCTTCCAGCCGGGCGCCGGCGATCAGGAAGAGCGAGACCGGCGTGCCGTTGTCGCGCAGCTCGGAGAGGAAAGCTTCCTGCAACGGCTTGTCCGGCCACTCGGGCTTCTCGGCCACGGGCTCGCCCGCAGCCTGCGGCGCCGTGGCCTGGGGCTCGGCGGTGGCGTCCGCAGCCTCCTCGACCGGTGTGGTTCGCAGGCGCAGCTTTTCGGAGGCGGGTTTGTCGGAGGCGGATGTCATGCGGCCTGGCGTCTTTCTCACTGTTCGCGCCGGGGTATCCGGCACCCCGGCTGTCTATACCAATCTAGCGGAGAATCCACCGGCTGTTGTTGCATTGCAGCATCACCTTGCCGCAAAATTCGCAAAACAGCGCCGGAGCGGCTGTCTCTCCGCAGTCGAACGCTTCAAAGCCCCGCACAACGCCCGGTTTGCAGGTGCGAACCGGTTGCGGGGACGGCTGGCGCGGCCCTGCCGGGCCACGTTGGCGAGGGCGCTTCGGGCTGTCCGGGCGGCACGACTCACCGCCTCGACACCGCCCGTCGCCCGGATCCTTCGGGCCGTCGGATCCTCCACATGCGCGAGGACGCTCCGCGCCCCTGCCCCGGTGTCCGCATCGGCCGCCCTCGCGGCGGCCACACCGGCTCCGCATCCGCCCGGGCCTCCGATTCCCCGCATCGTCCTGCCGGGATCGGCCCTCCGAGTATCCCCGAAGGACATGAACTTCGAGACGCGGGACATTGCCGCTCACGGAAATGTGATGTCCCGGGAAATCCCCGGCGGTCCACCGTCTTGCCCCGAGCCGGAGAGCGACGGACGCCGGCACCTCTGCCCGCGCTGCATTGACGATTCGCCTTGCGGAGCCTGAGACGGCGGCCCCGTGTCACGTCGAAGAGCCCGGGGCGCCGGCGCGGGTCGCCCCTGCCGCACCCCTCGGGCCAAGGCCGCCGGTTCGCGGCGGCTTTCAGTTTCACGCCGCGCCGAAAAGGCCGCGGAGGGCCGACAGGACGGGCCCTGCACGCCGGTATCTTCGAAGACGAACGATCCGGGCGGCGACATCGTTCCACGCCACCGCCCGCAATGCCTCTCAGCGGTCCAGCAGGGCCACCAGCTCGGGCATCATGCGCGCGCCGTTCCCGGCCTCGATCTCGGCGTCGAGCAGGGCGCGCACCGCCCGGGCCACGCCGTCCGACGCCCCCTCGCCCTCGGCCAGCGCCGCGTAATAGCCCAGGTCCTTCGCGCCGTTCGACAGGCTGAAGCGGAAGTTCGCCACCTCGCCGGTGGTGATGAACGGCAGCAGCCGCTCCAGCGTGGCGCCGCGGCCGCCGCCCTCCTGCAGCACCTCGCAGAACACCTCCGCGTCCAGCCCGCACTTGCGCGCGCAGGCGGCGGCTTCGGCCATCAGCACCGCCGAGCCGATGGAGACGTAATTGTGCAGCAGCTTCATCTGGTGCCCGCTGCCCACGGGGCCGACGTGCTTGGCCACCTCCGAAAAGCTCTGCAGCAGCGGCAGGACGGTGGCGAAATCCGCGTCGCTGGCGCCCACCAGCAGGTTCAGCCGGCCCTCCGCCGCCTCCTTCGGCGTGCGCGTCATCGGGGCGTCCACGAAGGCGCAGCCGGTGGCGCGCACCGCCTCGGCCACCTCGATGGTGGAGCGCGGCCGGGCGGTGGAACAGTCGATCAGCACCTGGCCCGCGCCCAGATGCGGCAGCAACCCGTCCTCCCCCAGCACGATCGCCTCCACCTGCGGGCTGCCGGTGACGCAGAGTATGATCGCGTCGCTCGCCGCCGCCAGGCCGGCGAGATCGGAGACCTTCCGCGCGCCGAGGGCCGCCAGGTCCTCCGTGGGCTGGTTGCCCGGATGGTCGAGCCAGCTCAGCTGCCGCCCGCCCTTCGCCACGTTGAGACCGATGCCATGGCCCATCAGGCCGACGCCGATCAGGCCGATTTTCTCCAGTGCGGGCATTGCCGCTCCTCCCCTCGATGATCTTGTCCGCGCAGGGCCCGCCGGGCCCTGCCACCCCGGGTGGTGCCCCGCTCCGGACGCCGCGTCAAGCGCGGCTCCCGGGCGGATGCGCCTCCCGGCTCACGCGTTTCCCGCCCGCGCACCGGCGGCGCGGCTCAGGCCCGCACCGGCGCGCGCCAGGGGTGGAACCAGCCGAGCCCGGCCTCCGTCTCGCCGGCGGGGCGGTATTCGCAGCCCACCGCGCCGCGATAATCCAGCCGGTCGAGCAGCGCGAACACCGTGTCGTAGCGGATCTCGCCCACGTCCGGCTCATGCCGGCCCGGAACCCCGGCAATTTGCACATGGCCGGTGATGGCGGCCATCTCCCCGAAGCGCCGGCACAGGTCGCCGTGGATGCGCTGGCAATGGTAGAAATCGAACTGCAGGGCGACGTTGGGCGCCCCCACCTCGGCGATGATCGCGGCCGCGAGGTCGAAATCGTTCAGGAAATAGCCCGGCATGTCGATCGGGTTGATCGGCTCCAGCACCAGTTGCAGGCCGGCCGCGTCCAGCCGCTCGGCGGCCCGGGCCACGGAGCGCAGGTAGGTGGCGCGCTGCTCCGGGTCCGCCGCGGAGCCGAGCCCCGCCATCAGGTGCAGCCGGGGCACGCCGATGATCTCGGCATAGGCCAGCGCGGTGTCGAGGCTGGCCTCGAACTCCGCCTCCCGCCCGGGCAGGCAGGCCAGACCCCGCTCGCCGGCCTCCCAGTCTCCCGGCGGGCAGTTGAACAGGGCCTGGCGCAGCCCGTTCACCTCCAGCGCCGCGGCGATGGCCTCGGCAGAATGGTCATAGGGGAACAGGTACTCCACCTCCCGGAAGCCGGCCGCGGCCGCGGCCGCGAAGCGCTCCATGAACGGCTTTTCAGTGAACATCATGGTCAGATTTGCAGCAAAAAGGGGCATGGGTCGACGATTCCACTTGGCTTGGGGGGGCGGTGTCCGGGGCAGGATAAACCATGGTGACAGCGCTGTCATCCTGCGATAGCCTCCGTTCCGGTCGCCGGGAACGGCGCGCCGGCCCGGCCCGGAAACAGCCCGGAAGGGCCCCCGGAACCCAACCTCGGAACGAGATGACAGGACCCGACCCCCAGCCGGACGACCAGCCCGCGCCCCGCCGGCGCAGGCTGCGCCCCGACGCCTCCGCCGGCCCCACCCTGGCCGAGGTCGCGGCGCGCGCCGGCGTGTCGGAGATCACCGTCTCGCGGGTGATGCGCGGGGCGGGCAACGTCTCGGCCGCCACCGAGGCGCGGGTGCGCGAGGCGGTGCGGGAGACCGGCTACGTGCGCAACCGGCTGGCGGGGTCGCTGGCCGGGCACCGCTCGAACCAGATCGGCGTGCTGCTGCCCTCGCTGGGAAACATCGTCTTCCCCGACGTGCTCAACGGCATCGAGGACAGCCTGGAGGCGCGCGGCTTCCACCCGGTGCTCGGCATCACCCATTACCAGCCGGAGCGCGAGGAGCACCTGCTCGCCAGCCTCCTGGCCTGGCGCCCGGCGGGGCTGATCGTCACCGGCACCCGTCACAGCGCGGCCACGCGGGCGATGCTCGGCGCAGGCGGCGTGCCCGTGGTGGAGGTGATGGACGTGGACACGCCCCCGGTGGACATGGCGGTGGGCATCTCGCACCGCGCGGCGGGGGCGGCGATGGCCCGGCACCTGATCGGCCGGGGCTACCGGCGCTTCGGCTATGTCGGGCATGACCTCGGCGCGGACGAGCGCGCCGCGCAGCGCCGCGACGGCTTTCGCCACGCCCTTGCCACCGCCGGGCTGCCGGAGGCGCAGGAATGCCTCTCCGGCACGCCCTCCTCCGTGGGGGCCGGGCGCGCGGCGCTGGCGCAGCTCCTGGAGCGCGCGCGCCCCGAGGCGGTGTTCTTCTCCAATGACGACATGGCCACAGGCGGGGTGTTCCACTGCCTCGCCGCCGGCATCTCCCTGCCCGGGGACCTGGCGATCGCCGGGTTCAACGGGCTGGAGATCGGCCAGCAGCTTCCCCAGCCGCTCACCACCATCGGCTCGCGCCGGCGCGACATCGGCCGCCGCGCGGCGGACATGATCCTCGCCCGCCTCGCGGGGGAGACGCCGGACCCGGTGGCCGACGTGGGATTCACCCTCATACCGGGGGCGACGGCCTGACGCCGCGCCGCCACACCCAAGGAGACCAGCAATGAAAGTCACGGTAATCGGCCTCGGGGCCATGGGCATGGGCATGGCCCTCTCCGCCCTGCGCGGCGGCCACGAGACCACCGGCTTCGACATCGCGGAGGCCGCGCGCACCCGCTTCACCGAGGCCGGGGGCAAGACTGCCGCCAGCCCGGCGGAAGCCGTCGCGGAGGCGGAGGTGGTGTTCTGCGTCGTGGTGAACGCGGCCCAGATGGAGAGCGTGCTCTTCGGCGAAGGCGGCGTGGCCGCGGCGCTGCGCCCCGGCACCGTCTTCGCCGCCTGCCCCACGGTGGACCCCGCGGTGGCCCGCGCCACCGCCGCGCGCATCGAGGAGGCCGGCGCACTCTACCTCGACGCGCCGATCTCCGGCGGCGCGGTGAAGGCGGCCGAGGGCAAGCTCACCATCATGGCCTCCGGCTCCGCCGCGGCCTTCGAGGCGGCGCAGCCCGCGCTCGGTTCCGTGGCCGAGACCGTGTTCCGGCTGGGGGACACGGCCGGCCCCGGCTCGGCGATGAAGATGATCAACCAGCTTCTCGCCGGCGTGCACATCGCCGCGGCGGCCGAGGCGATGGCCCTGGCCGCCCGCTCGGGCCTCGACCTGAAGCAGACCTACGAGGTGATCACCAAGGCCGCCGGCAATTCCTGGATGTTCGAGAACCGGGTGCCGCACATCATCGAGGGCGATTACTCCCCGCGCTCGGCGGTGGAGATCTTCGTGAAGGATCTCGGCATCGTGCTGGGCGCGGGCCACGCGGAGCGATTCCCGCTGCCGCTCTCGGCCGCGGCGCACCAGCTCTACCTCGCCGCCGCCGGCGCCGGCCACGGGCGCGAGGACGATTCCGCCGTCATCAAGGTCTACCAGAAGCTCTCCGGCATCTCCCTGCCCGGCGACAGGGCCTGAGGGGCGCCGCGCGCGAGAACGGGGTTTGACAGCGCTGTCATCGCCGGGCTAGTCTCGGCCCCACATCCGGCTGAACCGGAGACAGACGCACAGCAGACGCCGCAGGGGAGGCATCGCAATCCAGTGACACGGGCCAGGTCCGGGGCCGGTTTCGGGCCCGGGGAAAGGCCCGCCGGCCGGGCGCCGCGGGTCTCTCGCGCCGCAGGCATGTCACCGGATCTCCCCCTCCTCGCCTGACCTGACCGCCGGCCCGCCCCGGGCCGGCCTTCGCAGTCCGGCCCTCCGGGGCCGGGCACGAGACCCAGAACCAGAACGGCCGCGACAGGCGCCGCAGACCACCCAAGAATCAAGAAACCCTTTCCGGGAGGAACATCATGAAACACCTTTTCGCGGGCCTCGCGGCCGCCGCGCTCATGGCCGGTGCAGCCTCGGCCCAGCAGAGCATCACCATCGGCCACTCGCTCTCGCCGGAGTCCCACTACGGCGTGGGTGCACAGGCCTTCATCGACACGCTCACCGAGCTTTCCGGCGGCGCATGGACCGGCGAGCAGGCGCCCGCCGGCGTGCTGGGCGGCGAGCGTGACATGATCGAGGGCCTGCAGATCGGCTCGCTGGACGTGGTCATCACCTCCACCGGCCCGCTCGGCAACTTCGTGCCGGAGGTCTACGCCCTCGACCTGCCCTTCCTGTTCCGCGACTACGCCCACGCCCGCAAGGTGCTGGACGGGGAGATCGGGGACGAGCTGCTGGCCAAGATCGACGAGAACAACCTCGTCGGCCTCGCCTGGTCGGAGAACGGCTTCCGCCACATCACCAACTCGCGCCACGCCATCGCCACGCCGGAGGACCTCCAGGGCCTGAAGCTGCGCACCATGGAGAACAAGGTCCACATGGCCGCCTTCACCGACATGGGCGCCTCGCCCACGCCGATGGCCTTCCCCGAGCTGTTCACCGCCCTCCAGCAAGGCGTGGTGGACGGGCAGGAGAACCCGATCACCGTGATCACCGCGACGAAGTTCTGGGAAGTGCAGGATTACCTCAGCCTCACCGGGCACGTGTATTCGCCGGTGGCGATCCTCGCCTCGCCGGTCCTCTGGGACGGGCTCTCGGACGAGGAGAAGGGCTGGTTCCACGAGGCCGCGAAGGCCTCCGCCGCCGCCACCCGCGCCGAGGTGAACCGGCTGGAGGACGCCGGTGTCGCCCTGCTGCGCGAGAAGGGCATGACCGTGACCACGGACATCGACAAGGCCCCGTTCGCCGCCCTCGCCGAGAAGGCCTACTCGGTCTACACCGACCAGTACGGCACCGAGATGATCGAGCGCATCAAGGCCGTGCAGTAACCCCGGAGCGGCCAGCCGGCCCCCAGGCCCGGACCCGGCCCGATCCGCCTGCCGGCGGAGGCCTCCGCCGGCAGGCGCCGCTCCCCGCCGCAGGGCAAGGGGGCGGGACGCAGGGCCCGCCATCCCGGCGCTCCGCCGGAGGGCGTCTCGCCCGAAGGTGCCCCGCCGAGGGTGCTCCGCTGCCGGAAGGCGTCTCGCCCGAAGGCGTTTCGCCGGAAGGTACCCCACAGGTGGGTGCTCCGCTGCCGGAAGGCGCTTCGCCGGTCCCCCTGGCGGGGCCTCTCCGCCGGAGGGACCGGCAGGCGCCGTGCGGGGCGACCACCCCCGGCTCCGGCCCGCGGGTTTCGCACGCGAAACGACGGGGTCGGCGGCGGCGCGCCGCCGGTCCCATGCCACCGGCGGTCCGCCTCCGGCCAGCCTGCCGGCCGGCCGCCCGGGCCAGCCGCCTCCGCCTCCCGGCCCCGCTGTCCGCCCGTCTTCCGTCCGCCCGCTTCTCCGCCCGTCTCTTCCTCCGTCACCCAGGCTTGCACATGCGCATCTTCCGATCCTTCGAACGCTGGACCACCGGGCTCGCCATGACCGGCGCCATCGCCTTTCTCATCCTCGCCGCCTGCCTCGCCTTCTACCAGGTCGTCACCCGCTTCGTGTTCGACCAGCCCTCCACCTGGTCCGAGGTCGTCACTCGTTCGGCGATGATCTGGGCGGTGTTCCTCGGGGTCGCGCCCGCCTTCCGGCAGGGCAGCATGATCGCGGTGGAGATGGTCCAGGCCGCGCTGCCGCCGCGCCCCGCGCGCGCGCTCTTCTGCCTTGCCTACGGGCTGTCCATCCTGTTCTTCCTCGTGCTGCTGTGGCAGGGCATCGGGATGACCGGCCGCGTGGCCCGCCAGACACTGGCCGGCGTGGAGGTCTCCATCGCCTGGGTCTACGTGGCGCTGCCCGTGGGCGCGGTGTTCACCCTGATCGCGCTCGCCGGCTGCCTGGTGCGCGAACTTTCGGGCGAGGAGCACCGCTCCGACCCCGCGCCGGAGGCCTACTGATGAATGCTGCCATCGCCGTCTCGCTGGTCATCTTCTTCCTGCTCGGGGTGCCGATCGCGGTGTCCATCGGGCTGGCCAGCATCGTGGGCATCGAGGTGCACGGCCGCCTGCCGCTGCTGCTGATCCCGCAGCGCATGTTCGCGGGCATCGACAGTTTCCCGCTCATGGCCATCCCGCTGTTCATCCTGGCCGGCAACCTGATGTCGGCGGGCGGCATCTCGGCCCGGCTGGTGGACCTCGCGAAATCCATCGTGGGCGGCGTGCAGGGCGGGCTGGCCTGTACCTGCGTGCTCACCTGCATGATCTTCGCCTCGGTCTCCGGCTCCAGCGTGGCGACCACCTTCGCCATCGGCTCCATCCTGATCCCGGCCATGGTGAAGCACAATTACCCCACCGCGATGGCCGCCTCCATCCAGGCCAGCTCGGCGGAGCTGGGGGTGCTGATCCCGCCCTCCATCCCGCTCATCCTCTACGGTGTCTCCACCGAAACCTCGATCGGCCAGCTGTTCCTCGCCGGCATCGGGCCGGGCCTGCTGGTGGCCGGCGCGCTGATGCTCACCGTGCTGGTGATCTGCCGCATCAAGGGGCTGGGGCGCGACGACGGGGACGACCGGCCGGGCATCGGCCCCGCCGTCACCCGCGCGCTGCCCGCGCTCATGGTGCCGGTGGCGATCATCGGGGGCATCTACTCGGGCATCTTCACGCCCACCGAGGCCTCCGCCGTGGCGGTGTTCGTCGCCCTGCTGGTGGGGATCGTGATCTACCGCGAGCTGCCGCTCTCCAGCCTGCCGGGCATCCTGCGGCGCACGGTGGTCTCCACCTCCGCCATCATGCTGATCATCTCGGCGGCGGCGCTGTTCTCCTTCCTCATCTCGCGCTCGGGGCTGCCGCGCGAGGTGGCGGCCTGGGTCTCCGGCGTGTTCGAGAGCAAGCTCTCCTTCCTGCTGGCGGTGAACGTGCTGCTGCTGCTGATCGGGATGTTCATCGAAACCTCCGCCGCCATCCTGGTGCTCGCGCCCATCTTCACGCCCATCGCCGTGCATTACGGAGTGGACCCGGTGCATTTCGGGGTGATCGTGGTGGTGAACCTCGCGCTGGGAATGTTCACGCCGCCCCTGGGGGTGAACCTGTTCGCCGCCTGCGCCGTGGCGCGCATTCCCATGGAGAAGATCGTGCCGCAGCTGCTGTGGTTTGTGCTCGTGGTGTTTGCCTGCCTGATGCTGGTGACGTACATCCCCGATATCGCCCTCTGGCCGGTGCGCCTGCTCAGCGGCAGCCCGGGCTGACCGCGCGGCCCGCCCGAAGGCGGGCCCGATGACCCTGCGGCCCGCCGTCCGGCGGGCCGGACGACCGACCCTGCGCCGGCCCCCCGGCGCCCGACCTGCCTTCCCCCGGCGGGGCCGTCCGCCGGACCGCCCCGCCGGGCTGCCGCCCACGACGCCCTGCCCTGCCGCGCGCTCTTCCCGACCCGTCTGCTCCAAGGACCCGAACCGATGCCAACATTCGCCTCCGACCTGCTCGCCACCATCATCTCCGGCCAGTCCTGCCTCGTGAACGGCAGCTGGCGGAGGGCGGCGTCCGACGCCACCTTCGAGGCGCTCAGCCCCTCGGACGGCACCCGGGTCGCCCGGCTGGCGGCGGGGTCCGCTGCCGATATCGACGCGGCCGTGGCCTCCGCCCGCGCCGCCTTCGAGACCGGCCCCTGGGGGCGGATGCCCGGCTTCGAGCGCGGCCGCCGGCTGATGGCGCTGCGCGGGCTGATGCTGGACAACCGCCAGCTTCTGGCCGAGCTGGAGGCCCGCGACATCGGCAAGCCGATGGCCCAGGCGCTGGCCGACATCGACGTGGCCGCCCGCTACTTCGAGTTCTACGCCGGCGCGGCGGACAAGATCGGCGGCGAGACCATTCCCCTGCCGCCCGAGTTCCTGGCCTTCACCCTGCGCGAGCCGCATGGCGTGGTGGGCCAGATCATCCCGTGGAACTACCCCGCGCAGATGGGCGCGCGCTCGATCGCCGCCAATCTCGCCGCCGGCAACACGCTGGTGGTCAAGCCCGCGGAGGACGGCTGCCTCTCGGTGCTGCTGCTCTGTGCGCTCGCCGTCCGCGCCGGGGTGCCGGACGGGGTGATCAACCTGGTGACCGGCTATGGCCACGAGGCCGGCGCGGCCCTCGCCCAGCACCCCGGGCTGGACCACATCGCCTTCACCGGCTCGCCGGAGACCGGCACGGTGGTGCAGGTGGCCGCGGCGCGCACCTATACCAGCTGCACGATGGAGCTGGGCGGCAAGTCTCCGCAGATCGTCTTCGCCGACGCGGACATGGAGCGCGCGCTGCCCATCCTGGTGAAGGCCATCGTGCAGAACGCGGGGCAGACCTGTTCGGCCGGCGCGCGGGTGCTGGTGGAGGCCGCCGCCTGGGAGCGGGTGTCCGCCGCGCTGGGGGCCGCCTTCGAGGCGCTCACCGCCGGGCCCTACTGGCTGGAGTGCGACCTGGGGCCGCTGGTGAATGCCCGCCAGAAGACCCGGGTGGAGGGCTTCCTCGCCCGCGCCGAGGCGGATGGCGTGCCGCTCGTGGGGCGCGGGCAGGTCTCTCCCAAGGCACCGGCAACGGGGCATTACGTGGCCCCGCATGTCTTCGGGCCCGTGCCGCCGGAGCATGAGCTGGCGCGCGAGGAGGTGTTCGGCCCGGTGCTGGCGCTGATCCCGTTCGAAACCGAGGCCGAGGCCATCGCCATCGCCAACGGCACCGCCTACGGGCTGGTCTCCTCGGTGTGGACCCGGGACGGCGCGCGCCAGATGCGCGTCGCCCGCGCGCTGCGCTCGGGGCAGGTGTTCGTGAACACCTACGGTGCCGGCGGCGGCGTGGAACTGCCGTTCGGCGGGGTGGGCAAGTCCGGACACGGGCGGGAGAAGGGGCTGGCCGCGCTGGAGGATCTCACCCGCCTCAAGACGGTGATGATCGACCACGGCTGACCGGCGCCGCGGCCCGGAGTGAACGACCGGATTCTTCAACTGACAGATGCAATCACCTGATGCTAAACTACTATCGTCTCAGGTTTCGTATGGAGTTGAGGAACGGATTTGTACATCTCCGGCACCGGGCCCCGGATGTTCGCCCTGTTTTCTGCACGGGGACCTGCGCGGGGATCACACGGTCCCCGGACCGTCGGCCTGACCGGGTGGCAGCGGGGTGTCCGGGACGATGATTGCGCCCCGGCGGGCCGGTCAGCGGAGGGTCCGGCCGGTGGCAGGCCCGGATTCGCCCCTGACCAGGCGGGGAGCGCGGAGCCCGGCGGGGGACCGGTCTGCGCCCCTCCGGCCGGCGCATCCCGGCCCGCGCGGAGGGCCCCGGACCGCGCCGCGCGGCCCGTCCGGCTGCGCCCTGCCCGCGCGGCGCGCCGGGCCTGTCACGCAACCCTGCTCATCTGCGCCGCGCTCCTGCTCGCCGCCCTGCAGGGCGCGCTGCCGGCCAGCGCCCAGATGCAGCCGCTGCCCGGCGGCGTGGTGGCCCTGAGCGAGCAGGAACGGGCCTGGGTGGCGGCGCATCCGGTGATCAGTGTCGCCAACACGATGGACTGGGCGCCGTTCAACGCCACCATCTCCGGGCGGCCGGAGGGGATGAGCGTCGAGCTCATGTCGCTGATCGCAAGCCGGCTGGGCGTGCGCCTGCGCTTCGTGAACGGCCTGCCGTGGGGCGAGATGATGACCGGCTTCCTGCGCGGCGAGATCGACGTGATGCCGGCGGTCTACCGCACGCCGGAGCGCGACGCGCTCATGGACTTCACCTCCGCCTATGTCTACAATCCGCCGGCGCTGGCGCTGCGGGCGGAGGATTCCGCCATCCGCCGGCTGGACCAGCTTGCCGGGCGCAGGGTGGGGGTCGTGTCCGGCTCCGCCCTGCTGGACCTGGTGCGCCGCACCCGGCCGGGCCTCGAGATCGTGCCGCTGCAATCGGTGACTTCCGGGTTCGAGGAGCTGGTGGACGGGACGATCGACGCGCTGCTCGACACCGCCGGCACCATCGGCCACCTGCTGGACACCGGGCCGGCCAACGGCCTCGTCATGCATCTCGACGACACCCTGCGCGGCGTGGCGGACATGCACCTGCGCATCGGCGTGCTGCGCGGCAACCCGGTGCTGCTGGGCCTGCTGCAGAAGGGGCTCGACACCGTCACCCCGCAGGAGCGCTTCGCGCTGGTGCGGCGCTGGCTGCCGGATCTGGGCATGCGGGAGGAGAGCTACCTGGGCGCGCTGGACCTCACCCCCGCAGAGCGCGCCTTCGTCCAGGCGCATCCGCGGCTGCGCTTCAGCGCCCGCTTCAACCTCATACCGGTGGAATTCACCGATGCCGACGGCACCCATGCCGGCATCGTCTCCGACATTCTCTCCCGGGTGTCCGCCAGCACCGGGCTGATGCTGGAGATGACGCCGGACCGCAAC includes the following:
- a CDS encoding RNA chaperone Hfq, which codes for MTSASDKPASEKLRLRTTPVEEAADATAEPQATAPQAAGEPVAEKPEWPDKPLQEAFLSELRDNGTPVSLFLIAGARLEGTIADFDRFQVFVTGRGTTQAVYKGAIATIVPISGTGGGGGHSPRSDDHHGGPRRSGPAGRHGAPARTVIVERKGRGHR
- a CDS encoding NAD(P)-dependent oxidoreductase encodes the protein MEKIGLIGVGLMGHGIGLNVAKGGRQLSWLDHPGNQPTEDLAALGARKVSDLAGLAAASDAIILCVTGSPQVEAIVLGEDGLLPHLGAGQVLIDCSTARPRSTIEVAEAVRATGCAFVDAPMTRTPKEAAEGRLNLLVGASDADFATVLPLLQSFSEVAKHVGPVGSGHQMKLLHNYVSIGSAVLMAEAAACARKCGLDAEVFCEVLQEGGGRGATLERLLPFITTGEVANFRFSLSNGAKDLGYYAALAEGEGASDGVARAVRALLDAEIEAGNGARMMPELVALLDR
- the otnI gene encoding 2-oxo-tetronate isomerase, which translates into the protein MPLFAANLTMMFTEKPFMERFAAAAAAGFREVEYLFPYDHSAEAIAAALEVNGLRQALFNCPPGDWEAGERGLACLPGREAEFEASLDTALAYAEIIGVPRLHLMAGLGSAADPEQRATYLRSVARAAERLDAAGLQLVLEPINPIDMPGYFLNDFDLAAAIIAEVGAPNVALQFDFYHCQRIHGDLCRRFGEMAAITGHVQIAGVPGRHEPDVGEIRYDTVFALLDRLDYRGAVGCEYRPAGETEAGLGWFHPWRAPVRA
- a CDS encoding LacI family DNA-binding transcriptional regulator, whose protein sequence is MTGPDPQPDDQPAPRRRRLRPDASAGPTLAEVAARAGVSEITVSRVMRGAGNVSAATEARVREAVRETGYVRNRLAGSLAGHRSNQIGVLLPSLGNIVFPDVLNGIEDSLEARGFHPVLGITHYQPEREEHLLASLLAWRPAGLIVTGTRHSAATRAMLGAGGVPVVEVMDVDTPPVDMAVGISHRAAGAAMARHLIGRGYRRFGYVGHDLGADERAAQRRDGFRHALATAGLPEAQECLSGTPSSVGAGRAALAQLLERARPEAVFFSNDDMATGGVFHCLAAGISLPGDLAIAGFNGLEIGQQLPQPLTTIGSRRRDIGRRAADMILARLAGETPDPVADVGFTLIPGATA
- the ltnD gene encoding L-threonate dehydrogenase, yielding MKVTVIGLGAMGMGMALSALRGGHETTGFDIAEAARTRFTEAGGKTAASPAEAVAEAEVVFCVVVNAAQMESVLFGEGGVAAALRPGTVFAACPTVDPAVARATAARIEEAGALYLDAPISGGAVKAAEGKLTIMASGSAAAFEAAQPALGSVAETVFRLGDTAGPGSAMKMINQLLAGVHIAAAAEAMALAARSGLDLKQTYEVITKAAGNSWMFENRVPHIIEGDYSPRSAVEIFVKDLGIVLGAGHAERFPLPLSAAAHQLYLAAAGAGHGREDDSAVIKVYQKLSGISLPGDRA
- a CDS encoding TRAP transporter substrate-binding protein, whose product is MKHLFAGLAAAALMAGAASAQQSITIGHSLSPESHYGVGAQAFIDTLTELSGGAWTGEQAPAGVLGGERDMIEGLQIGSLDVVITSTGPLGNFVPEVYALDLPFLFRDYAHARKVLDGEIGDELLAKIDENNLVGLAWSENGFRHITNSRHAIATPEDLQGLKLRTMENKVHMAAFTDMGASPTPMAFPELFTALQQGVVDGQENPITVITATKFWEVQDYLSLTGHVYSPVAILASPVLWDGLSDEEKGWFHEAAKASAAATRAEVNRLEDAGVALLREKGMTVTTDIDKAPFAALAEKAYSVYTDQYGTEMIERIKAVQ
- a CDS encoding TRAP transporter small permease, coding for MRIFRSFERWTTGLAMTGAIAFLILAACLAFYQVVTRFVFDQPSTWSEVVTRSAMIWAVFLGVAPAFRQGSMIAVEMVQAALPPRPARALFCLAYGLSILFFLVLLWQGIGMTGRVARQTLAGVEVSIAWVYVALPVGAVFTLIALAGCLVRELSGEEHRSDPAPEAY
- a CDS encoding TRAP transporter large permease, with product MNAAIAVSLVIFFLLGVPIAVSIGLASIVGIEVHGRLPLLLIPQRMFAGIDSFPLMAIPLFILAGNLMSAGGISARLVDLAKSIVGGVQGGLACTCVLTCMIFASVSGSSVATTFAIGSILIPAMVKHNYPTAMAASIQASSAELGVLIPPSIPLILYGVSTETSIGQLFLAGIGPGLLVAGALMLTVLVICRIKGLGRDDGDDRPGIGPAVTRALPALMVPVAIIGGIYSGIFTPTEASAVAVFVALLVGIVIYRELPLSSLPGILRRTVVSTSAIMLIISAAALFSFLISRSGLPREVAAWVSGVFESKLSFLLAVNVLLLLIGMFIETSAAILVLAPIFTPIAVHYGVDPVHFGVIVVVNLALGMFTPPLGVNLFAACAVARIPMEKIVPQLLWFVLVVFACLMLVTYIPDIALWPVRLLSGSPG
- a CDS encoding aldehyde dehydrogenase family protein, which produces MPTFASDLLATIISGQSCLVNGSWRRAASDATFEALSPSDGTRVARLAAGSAADIDAAVASARAAFETGPWGRMPGFERGRRLMALRGLMLDNRQLLAELEARDIGKPMAQALADIDVAARYFEFYAGAADKIGGETIPLPPEFLAFTLREPHGVVGQIIPWNYPAQMGARSIAANLAAGNTLVVKPAEDGCLSVLLLCALAVRAGVPDGVINLVTGYGHEAGAALAQHPGLDHIAFTGSPETGTVVQVAAARTYTSCTMELGGKSPQIVFADADMERALPILVKAIVQNAGQTCSAGARVLVEAAAWERVSAALGAAFEALTAGPYWLECDLGPLVNARQKTRVEGFLARAEADGVPLVGRGQVSPKAPATGHYVAPHVFGPVPPEHELAREEVFGPVLALIPFETEAEAIAIANGTAYGLVSSVWTRDGARQMRVARALRSGQVFVNTYGAGGGVELPFGGVGKSGHGREKGLAALEDLTRLKTVMIDHG